The Rhinoderma darwinii isolate aRhiDar2 chromosome 8, aRhiDar2.hap1, whole genome shotgun sequence genome has a window encoding:
- the GSN gene encoding gelsolin: MVVDHPEFEKAGTAPGLQVWRVEKFDLVAVPQSQYGSFFTGDAYLVLNTIKQRSGALQYDLHYWLGDSCSQDESGAAAIFTVQMDDHLGGKPIQNREVQGFESSSFMGYFKSGIKYKAGGVASGFTHVVPNDVRVERLLQVKGRRLARATEVPVSWENFNQGDCFILDLGEEIFQWCGSKANRFEKLKATAVAKDIRDNERHGRAKVYVVEEGAEREKMIQVLGEKPDLPEGTADDVKADATNRKLAKLYKVSNGAGPMSVSLVADENPFTQSALNSDDCFILDHGSDGKIFIWKGKNANMEEKKMALKTATDFISKMGYPKQTQVQVLPESGETPLFKQFFKNWRDQDQTDGMGIAYVSNHIAKIDNVPFDVSSLHESSAMAAQHGMVDDGRGDKQIWRIESSEKVAVSESLYGQFYGGDSYIILYNYSHGGKRGQIIYTWQGLDSSKDEITASAFLSAQLDEELGGGPVQVRVVQGKEPPHLLSLFGGKPLIVYNGGTSRDGGQSADADVRLFQVRASSSGFSRAVEVDASAANLNSNDAYVLKTPSASYLWVGQGASDPEKRGARELLNVLGVSGSEVSEGRETDDFWGALGGKAPYRTSSRLKDKMNAHPPRLFACSNKTGRFIIEEVPGEITQDDLATDDVMLLDTWDQVFVWIGNEAQEEEKKEALSSASKYIESDPANRDKRTPIAVIKQGFEPPTFTGWFLGWDSDFWAVDPLEKALAELNM, translated from the exons ATGGTGGTCGATCACCCGGAGTTTGAGAAGGCGGGGACGGCGCCCGGACTGCAGGTCTGGAGGGTTGAGAAGTTTGATCTGGTCGCGGTGCCGCAGAGTCAGTACGGATCGTTCTTCACCGGAGACGCCTACCTGGTCCTGAACACCATAAAGCAGCGGTCCGGGGCCCTGCAGTACGACCTCCATTACTGGCTCG GTGATTCGTGCAGTCAGGATGAGAGCGGAGCTGCCGCCATCTTCACAGTCCAGATGGACGATCACCTCGGGGGGAAACCAATCCAGAACCGGGAGGTGCAAGGCTTCGAGTCCTCGTCTTTTATGGGATACTTCAAATCTGGCATCAAGTACAag GCTGGCGGCGTGGCCTCAGGATTCACCCACGTGGTCCCCAATGATGTGCGCGTGGAGCGGCTGCTGCAGGTGAAGGGGCGCCGCTTGGCCCGCGCTACGGAGGTGCCGGTGTCCTGGGAGAACTTCAACCAAGGCGACTGCTTCATTCTGGACCTGGGGGAG GAAATCTTCCAGTGGTGCGGATCAAAGGCCAACCGGTTCGAGAAGCTGAAAGCCACCGCGGTCGCCAAGGACATCCGGGACAACGAGCGGCACGGGCGAGCCAAGGTCTACGTGGTGGAGGAGGGGGCGGAGCGCGAGAAGATGATCCAG GTTCTGGGGGAAAAGCCGGATTTGCCGGAGGGAACGGCCGATGATGTTAAAGCCGATGCCACCAACCGGAAACTCGCCAAGCTTTATAAG GTTTCCAATGGCGCCGGGCCGATGTCCGTGTCTCTGGTCGCCGATGAAAACCCCTTCACACAATCCGCCCTCAACTCCGACGACTGCTTCATCCTGGACCACGGCTCCGACGGGAAGATCTTCATCTGGAAAG GTAAGAACGCCAACATGGAGGAGAAGAAGATGGCGCTGAAAACCGCCACCGATTTCATCTCCAAAATGGGATATCCAAAGCAGACGCAG GTACAAGTCCTCCCTGAGTCCGGGGAGACTCCGCTCTTCAAACAGTTTTTCAAGAACTGGCGAGACCAGGATCAGACTGACGGGATGGGCATCGCTTACGTCTCCAATCACATCGCCAAGATTGACAACGTTCCGTTTGACGTCAGTTCTCTGCACGAGTCGTCCGCCATGGCCGCGCAGCACGGGATGGTGGATGATGGGCGTGGCGACAAGCAG ATTTGGCGCATTGAGTCCTCTGAGAAAGTTGCGGTGTCGGAGTCTTTGTACGGTCAGTTCTACGGAGGCGACAGTTACATCATTCTCTACAACTACAGCCATGGCGGGAAGAGAGGACAAATCATCTACACCTG GCAAGGACTGGACTCCTCAAAGGACGAGATAACGGCCTCCGCCTTCCTGAGCGCCCAACTGGACGAGGAGCTGGGGGGGGGCCCGGTGCAG GTCCGGGTGGTGCAGGGCAAGGAGCCCCCTCACTTACTGAGCTTGTTTGGTGGGAAACCTCTGATCGTCTACAATGGAGGAACCTCCAGAGACGGCGGACAGAGCGCAGATGCGGATGTTCGTCTCTTCCAAGTCCGTGCCTCGTCGTCCGGCTTCTCCAGAGCTGTGGAG GTGGACGCCTCTGCCGCTAACCTGAACTCCAATGACGCCTATGTACTGAAGACGCCGTCCGCCTCGTATCTATGGGTGGGACAAGGCGCCAGCGATCCAGAGAAGCGCGGAGCCCGGGAACTGCTGAATGTCCTCGGTGTCTCCGGGTCAGAGGTTTCAGAAGGAAGAGAAACTG ATGATTTCTGGGGAGCGCTGGGCGGGAAGGCTCCGTACCGCACCTCCTCCCGGCTGAAGGACAAGATGAACGCCCACCCACCGCGACTGTTCGCCTGTTCCAACAAAACCGGCAGATTTATA ATTGAGGAGGTTCCGGGTGAGATCACACAGGACGATTTGGCCACAGATGATGTCATGCTCCTGGACACCTGGGATCAG GTGTTTGTCTGGATTGGAAATGAAGCTCAGGAAGAAGAGAAGAAGGAAGCGCTGTCCTCAG CTTCTAAATACATTGAGAGTGACCCGGCCAACAGGGACAAGAGGACCCCCATTGCAGTCATTAAGCAAGGATTCGAGCCCCCCACCTTCACGGGCTGGTTCCTCGGCTGGGACAGCGACTTCTGGGCGGTGGATCCCCTGGAGAAGGCGCTGGCGGAGCTGAACATGTGA